From Elusimicrobiota bacterium:
GACGAAAACACCAAAACCCAAGTAATCACTCATATCAAAAGTTTTAGTCTCGCCATTTTTAAAAGTAATCAATAGTGTGTAATCATCATTTGCAACAACAGATTTAACTCTTGGATTCATATTATCACCTCAGAGGTTCAATATTAAGTGGATTTTGGCCATTTACAGCCAATTCCCAATCTGCCATAAGGTCTTCCTTATGTATCTCAATCCATGCTTGTACCAGTTTTAATTTACTTGCTTTCAATTCCCCTTCAAGCACCTCCCCATCAGGTATTGAAATCACTGCTTCTTGTTCTTGATATTTTACATGGATATGAGGCTTTTTATGCTTCTTATTATCTATAAAAAACATCATTACAATTATTCCATAAAACATACTAATAATTGGCACAAAAACCTCCTTTGTCTATAATTATTTTATCATTTTTTGCTCACTATTCTTTTGAAAACGTCCTCCCATGGAAAGCCTAAATTAGGATTCTGGTGATACGCCTTCAATTTTTCATTTATTATCTTTTTTTACCGTATATATCTTTCGCCGTATTTTAAGTCACGCATATATTTTCTGATTTTTTCTTTTTCAATCATTGATAGGTTTTTGAATTTCAGCCCTGCACAAAACTTGTTTTCATCTATCGCCGTCCATATAATCTCGCTGTTAATAAAAAAAGGTGCTGCTTTTTCAAACCCAAACTTTATTTTTACATCTCTTGGTGGAGTAGTTTCTTTCTCAAAACATACCCGACAACCGGTTGGCGAGAGTTCCATCATTCTTATTTGGCATAAAAGAATCTCACCATCTGCACTCCATAATTCTGACGATAAATTAACAAGTAAGCGGCCTGATAACCGTTTTTCTTGCATTTTGCTCCGCTAAAATAACGAATAACTAATCCCGAATCCGTGAAATATAATTTATCAGCCCACCCGTGTTTATAATCTTTAACAGAAAATCCGGGAATGGCTGTGCAGTATAATTTTTATGTGTTATGAGATTTTTTACAATCCCTTCTTTAAGGTCAATTTCTAAAATATCACCGCTTTTTATATGAGAAGTATCTTTTAATTCAAGTATTGGCAGCCCGATATTGATACTGTTCCTGAAAAAAATTCTAGCAAAACTTTCGGCAACC
This genomic window contains:
- a CDS encoding DUF2442 domain-containing protein, which codes for MNPRVKSVVANDDYTLLITFKNGETKTFDMSDYLGFGVFVELKDKNYFKQVKHFMGTISWPHGQDICPDTLYIEGK
- a CDS encoding DUF4160 domain-containing protein — encoded protein: MPIISMFYGIIVMMFFIDNKKHKKPHIHVKYQEQEAVISIPDGEVLEGELKASKLKLVQAWIEIHKEDLMADWELAVNGQNPLNIEPLR
- a CDS encoding PilZ domain-containing protein codes for the protein MQEKRLSGRLLVNLSSELWSADGEILLCQIRMMELSPTGCRVCFEKETTPPRDVKIKFGFEKAAPFFINSEIIWTAIDENKFCAGLKFKNLSMIEKEKIRKYMRDLKYGERYIR
- the leuD gene encoding 3-isopropylmalate dehydratase small subunit gives rise to the protein MILKGRVHKYGDNINTDEIIPARYLNTTELSELAKHCMEDIDNHFVSNVSPGDIIVAGKNFGCGSSREHAPLSIKAAGVSCVVAESFARIFFRNSINIGLPILELKDTSHIKSGDILEIDLKEGIVKNLITHKNYTAQPFPDFLLKIINTGGLINYISRIRD